One stretch of Acidobacteriota bacterium DNA includes these proteins:
- a CDS encoding copper-binding protein, which produces MKRRNQILPAVVVAISALIVISCEERPVMDEDVPDATQEAQRTYELRGTIVSRDEQANTVTVDHEAIGDWMGAMTMSFPVRGADVGDLPADGETITGTVNVSGTEYWLTDISIGAPMPPGTMTGMTPGETDDATPDE; this is translated from the coding sequence GTGAAGAGAAGAAACCAGATTTTGCCAGCAGTCGTAGTCGCAATTTCCGCTCTGATCGTGATCTCGTGCGAAGAGCGGCCGGTCATGGACGAGGACGTTCCCGACGCGACGCAGGAGGCGCAGCGAACCTACGAGCTTCGCGGAACGATCGTCAGTCGGGACGAGCAGGCGAATACCGTGACCGTCGATCACGAGGCCATCGGTGACTGGATGGGAGCGATGACGATGAGCTTTCCCGTACGGGGAGCCGACGTCGGTGACCTGCCGGCCGATGGTGAGACGATCACCGGGACGGTCAACGTCAGCGGCACCGAGTACTGGCTGACCGACATCTCGATCGGCGCTCCGATGCCGCCGGGAACAATGACGGGGATGACTCCCGGCGAGACAGACGACGCGACGCCGGATGAATGA